In Sphingomonas sp. KC8, the sequence AAGATCGGCTCGCCCGACTGGTATCTCGATCGCGTCGCATCCACGGGGAAAGATCATTGGGCGATGATGCAAAAGGCCGTCAAAATGGGGATCAACGTCGCGCTCGGCACCGATCAATTCCCCTACGAACCCAATGATGGCACCACGGCCACCGTGGCCGAGGCCGAACTTTACGTGAAAGCCGGGATGACATCGCTGCAAGCCTTGCAGGCCGCGACCATCCAACCAGCGCGGATGCTTGGCCTCGACAAGGATGTCGGCCGCATTCGGGCCGGCCAGTACGCCGACATCGTCGCCATGCCGGCCGATCCGACGAAGAATATCAGCGCATTGCGCGGCATCGGCTTCGTCATGAAAGGCGGGACGATCTATCGCGACGACAGCGATCCGGCGCGGATCGATCGCTGACAGCAGCACCTGGCCGACCCGCGTGAAACAATTCGCCGCCGTGACCCCCGTGTCGCGGCGGCGATGCCATATTCGGGGTGGCTTTCGCTGCGTTCGCAACATGGAGCCGCATCGCGGCAGGCCGGAACAACGCACCTGCGCTTATTTGCGTTTCACGCAATGATCTCGACTTTGTAATGCCGTTGCAACAACACTGTAACTGATCGACACTCCCTCCAACAAGACGCCGCACCAAGCGGTCTGGGTCATGATATTGAGGGGGCTTGCGATCATGAGAAAGCTTACCGTTCTTGCTTGCGCAGCCGTGGCCGCATTCGGCCTCATTGCTCCTGCGCAAGCCGAAAAGCCTGCAACCGATGCGCTTTCAAAGATGTTCATCTGGTGGAACCAGGCATTCAAGACTCCGGGCGCCTACACCCCGGAAAATTTCGCCCGCCACTTCACGCCGGATGCAACGCTGGTGCTGGAAGGCCGCACCGTGATCAATGGCGTCGACCAATGGGCGACGCATTTTCAGAAAATTCAGGCCAGCGGCAGCGATGTCGAAATCGTCGTTCCGTTCAAGGAGGTCTTCGAAAAGGATGGCCTCATCTATAATTACCACGTGATCCGTTCACGTCGCGATGGCCAGGTGGGTTGCGCGCTCGCCGCCGGTCACGCGGTGCTGCGCGGTGGCAAGATCGCGTCGATCGTCCTCGTTCGCCATACGCTGGATCCGGCGAAGGAACCGCTCGATCCGCAATGCTGGACCAAATGAACAAATAAGGCGGCGTTCCAGGCAGAACGCCTCCCACAAAACACATGAGGAACACGGTGCCAACGGAGCAGTCTCCGGGGCGTACGAAGGGGATTTTGAAACTATGACGGGTGCATCCAAATTTAACGGCGCGAACCGCTTTATCGGGCGGACCGCACTGATCGCGTTGGCGGCGGGCATCGCGGCTACACCGGCGGCCGCCCAGGAAGCTGGCGCCGCCAATCCGGACGATATCATCGTCACGGCACAGCGCCGTTCGGAATCGATCCAGAACGTGCCGATCGCCATCACCGCCGTCACGGCGGATACGCTCAAGAAGCAGAACGTCCAGAGCGTCGAGGATTATTTCGCGCTGACGCCAAACGTCAGCTTCCAGTCCAACGGCTCGCGCGACCGCAAGGATCTGGCGATCCGCGGTATCTCCAACCAGCTGAACCCCTATGCCGACGTGCGTCAGGCTACCTCCGCGCTTTATATCGACGATTTCAACATTTCGGCGGCCACCAGCAACCCGCAGATCGTCGATCTGGAACGGGTCGAAATTCTGCGCGGTCCGCAGGGCACCTATTTCGGCCGCAACTCGGTCGGTGGCGCCATCAACGTCAGCACCAAGAAGCCGGTCAACCAGTTCGAGGGCGAACTCGCGCTCGATTATTCGAGCTTCGATACGAAGCGTGTGCAGGGCGCGCTGAACGTACCGATCATCGATGGCATCCTCGCCGTTCGCGCGTCGGGCCAGTATGAAAAGTCCGACGGCAACATCAAGAATATCAACCCGATCGGCGGCGGCAACGACAGCAAATTCTACACCGGCCGTATCCAGGCCCGTTTCACGCCAACCGACGCCATCACCTGGGATTTCCTCTACAACTATTCGAAGGAAACGCTGGGCATGCGCGCCGGCGTGCCGACCGGGTTCGTCACCCGCACCTGGGCCGGTGCCTATTACGGCTTGCCCGCCGGCTATGTCGGCGATCCCGATGGTGTGGGCTTTTTCCCCGAAAACGACAATCGCGTGAACTTCAATCGTCCACAGAGCGTCGGCACCAAATATGATTATATGACGTCGCGCCTGCAGTGGGATCTCGATGTCGCGACACTGACCGCCGTGGTTGGCCATCTGAAGGCTGATGTCTTCAACTATGGCGACGTCGATGGCGGCAGCCGCGACTTCTTTTACGAAGATCTGAAGCTCACCCGCAAATCGACCAGCGGCGAAGTTCGCCTGCAATCGAATGGCAAGAACTTCCTCGATTGGAGCATCGGCACCGCATACGGCAAGGACTCCGGCGTCACCGACCAGAGCACCTTCAACGGTTCGGAAATCACCTTCGCCTGCCCTGGCGGTTTGCCGTGCGAAGGGCTGGAAGTCACCGGTCTCGATTCCAAGAGCGCGACCCGTTATTTCGCGCTGTTCGGTCAGGGAACGCTGAACTTCACCGATCGTCTGTCCTTCACCGCGGGTATCCGATATTCGTGGGAAAAGACGCGCAATGACTCGGTTGTCCGTTCGAACGCGGCTGTCACCGACGTCAACGATCGCTCGGCCGATTTCGAAGACATTTCGCCAAAGTTCACGCTCAGCTACAAGGCCAACCCGAACTGGCTGGTCTTCGCGACGGCATCGCGTGGCTTCAAGTCGGGCGGCACCCAAACCAGCTCGAACGGTTTCCTGCGCAACGAATTCGATCCGGAAACGCTGTGGAACTATGAACTTGGCACCAAGTTCGATCTGTTCGACCGGCGCGTTCGCGTCGATATCACCGGCTTTTACATGAATTGGAAGAACGTCCAGCAGACGGTCAATTTCCAGTATAATGATAACGGCCAGTTCCGCAGCATCAGCGGCATCGCCAATGCGGCATCGGCTGAAAGCTACGGCGTCGAAGGCAGCTTCGATGCGAAGATCACGACGCAATGGAGCTTGTCGGGCCAGATTGGCTACAACAATACCAAGTTCAAGGATTATCCGAACGCACTCATCAACGGAACGACGCTGAACATTTCCGGGCGTCAGCTGGTGAACGCGCCCAAGTGGACATTTGGCGCCCAGACCCAATACACCCAGCCGATCACGGATCGTTTCGATGCCTTTGGCCGCATCGAATGGAACTATCGCAGCCGTACGCTGTCGCACCCCTTCGGCTATCTCTATGCGGACTCGCCGTTCTGGGCGCCAAGCTACCACAACGTGAACCTGCGCCTCGGCGTCGAAGAAGAAAACTTCAACGTTACGTTCTACGTCGAAAACCTGTTCAAGGAAAAATACTACGCCAACGCCTATGACAAGGCGTTCTACTCGGGCGTTCAGGTTGAACCGTCCTATCGCCGCATCGGCGTGAACGTCGGATACAAGTTCTAACGAGTCCCTTGTTGGGCGGTCCCGTATGGGGCCGCCCTTCCCTTTCCTTTCGAACGCCTTTCCGAAGGGCGTCCACCTGATATGCCGGAGAATGCCATGATCAACCGTCGCCGTTTTCTTGAGGCCTCGGCGACCGGGGCATTGTTCGGGATCGTCGGCGGACCGCGGGCCGCATTCGCCCTCGGCTCAAGCGACGCTGCGCTGAACGCCATGCTCCAACGCCATGCCGACGCCTATCTCCGCCGTTCGCCCGAAGAGGCGACCGCCAACAATTATGACGTCGGCGCGAATGCCGGGCTTCGGGCGCGTCTCGACGATCGTTCGCTTGCCGCCCTCGCAGGTGACAAGGCCGCAATCGCGCTGGCCCGCGCCGATCTCGGCCGCATCGATCGCGCGGCGCTCGGCCCGCGTGCCGCGCTTGATTATGACGTTGCCGGCTTCGTCTATGACACGTTTGCCGATCTTCTCGGCCGCTACGGCTATGTCGACGGCAATCTGCGCCCCAGCCCCTATGTCGTCAGCCAGATGAACGGCGCTTATTACTGGTTGCCCGATTTCATCGGCAGCCGCCATCCGATCGAAACCAAGGCAGATGCCGACGCGTGGCTGTCCCGCCTTGTCGCGCTGGCCACCGCACTCGATCAGGAAAGCGATCGCATCCGTCATGACGCGGGCATCGGCGTCATCCCGCCCAACTTCGTCATCCAAAAGACGATCGCCCAGATCAAAGGGCTGCGCGACGGCGCCCCATTGCAATCGGCATTGATCGCGCCTGCGCTTTCGCGGATCTCGGCCAAAGGCCTTGGCGACTATGCCCCACGCGCAACCGCGATCTTCCGCGACCGTATCGCCCCGGCCCTTTCCCGCCAGATCGCCGCGCTGGAAGCCGTGGCCCCCAAGGCCGTCGATACCGCCGGCGTGTGGCGCCTGCCCGATGGCGACGCTTATTATGCGGCGGCTGTCCGATCGAACACGACGGCCGCGATCGCACCGGGCGACCTGCACAAAGTGGGCCTTGCCCAATGCCGCGAACTGATCGCCGAGATCGACACGCTGCTGAAGGCGCAAGGGATGAGCCACGGCAGTGTCGGTCAGCGTATCGCGGCGCTGAACAAGGACCCCCGCTTCCTGGTTTCCGACGATGATGCCGGGCGGGCCAAACTGATCGCGCTGGCCGAAGGGCATCTGAAAAATGTGATCGGGCGGCTGCCGCAGGCGTTCGGCAATGTTTCGGTCAATCCGATCGTCGTTCGGCGCATCCCGCCGGCGATCGAGGCGGGCGCACCCGGTGCCTTCTATGCCGAAGGCGCGCCCGGCCAGCCGGGCATCTATTCGCTCAACCTGAAAGACCCGGCGGAACATGCCACCTGGCGGCTGCCGACGCTGACGCACCACGAAGGCGTGCCCGGCCATCACTTCCAGTACAGCGTGCTGGCCCATGCGCCGGAAATGCCACTGTTCCGCAAGATGGTCCGCTTTTCGGCCTATACCGAAGGGTGGGCGCTTTATGCGCAGCAGGTGGCGGATGAACTGGGCGTCTTCGAAAATGATCCGTTCGGGCGGATCGGCTATCTCCAGTCCGAACTGTTCCGCGCGGCGCGGATCGTGGTCGATACCGGCATCCACCATGAACGCTGGACCAAGGATCAGGCGGTGCGGTGGATGGTCGAAAATGCCGGCGAACAACCGCTGGCAACCGAGCGCGAAGTGACCCGCTACGCCGTCTATCCGGGGCAGGCGTGCAGTTTCAAGGTGGGCGCCAACCGCATCGTCGCGGCGCGGGAAGCGGCGCGCAAGGCGATGGGGCCGGCCTTCGACGTGCGCCAGTTCCACGATCTCGTGCTGGAATCGGGGCCGGTGCCGCTGGCGGTGCTGGAGAAGGCGACGGCCGACTGGGCGGCTACTCCGCCCCGCTGATCATGTCGAGATTGCCCTGTAATTTGTCGAGCAGCGCCACCAGCCGATCGAAATCGCGCGGGGAAAAACCGTGGATCAGACGGGCATAGACCGGTGCTGTGATGGTGCGGGCGCTGGCCAGCTTTTCTTCGCCGGCTGGCGCCAGGAAGACATCGGTGACGCGGGCGTCATCAGGATTGGGTGCGGTGGCGACGAGGCCCGCGTTTCGCATCCGTTCGATGATCCGCATCATCGTCGACAGGTTGATCACCGCGGATTCGGCGATGTTGCCGATGCTGCGCGGGGCCATTTCGCCAAGGATCATCAGCACGCGCCAGGTGGGAACGTCGATCGCGATCGCGCGCAGGCGGGTTTCGATCAGGCGGTTGTAGCGGCTGACCGCGCGGTTGAGCAGGTAGAAGGGATATTTGTCGAGCTGGAAGTCGGCAGTGCCCGGATCGCCGAGCTTGCGGTTGTCACTCTGCTTGATACCCATTTCGTTCCCTCTCTTGCGGCGCAGGCAACGATATAATGGTTGCATATGCAAGTTAATATGACATTCTGACCCGCACAAATATTGGAGAGACGAGCATGGGCAGCGACGCAAGCCAGATCCTCACCGCCCTCGCGCAGGGCATCGCCGGCGGCGCGATCCGCACGGTGGACCTGACGCAGACGCTGTCCCCCGACACGCCGACCTTGGTGCTGCCCCCGGAATTCGGCCAATGTTCGCCCTTCGTGGTGGAAGAGATCAGCCGCTACGACGATCGCGGCGTCGCCTGGTACTGGAACAACTTCACCGTCAGCGAACATACCGGCACGCATTTCGACGCGCCGATCCACTGGGTGACGGGCAAGGATCTGCCCCATAACGCGGTCGATACCGCCCCGCCCGCCGATTTCGTCGCCCCCGCCGTGGTGATCGACATCGCGGACAAATGCGCCGCTGATCCCGATTATCTGCTGACCGTGGCCGATATCGAGGCCTGGGAAGCCCAGCATGGCCGCATTCCCCCGCGCCACTGGGTGCTGCTGCGCACCGACTGGTCGAAGCGTTCGGTGGACGATTACACCAACCGCCGCGAGGATGGCGCACACACGCCCGGACCATCGACCGAGGCCGTGCAATTCCTGGTCGACCAGCGCGACGCGCACGGACTGGGGGTGGAGACGATCGGCACCGATGCAGGGCAAGCCCATCTGCTGACCCCGCCCTACCCCGCGCACACTTTGTTCCACGCGGCCGGGCGCTACGGCCTGCAATGCCTGGAAAATCTGGATCTGCTGCCGGCGACGGGTGCGGTGATCGTGGCCGCGCCGCTGAAGATCAAGGGCGGTTCGGGCAGCCCGTTGCGCGTGCTCGCGCTCGTCGCGGGCTGAACCGATGGCTGAGCGGTCATTCAAGAAGGAAGTCGAAAAGCTGCGCATCGGCGCGGGCGAGACGTTCGAAGGCGAGGGCATCCTGGCCGTCACCAAGGGGCTGTTGCAGGCCGGCGTCGCCTATATCGGCGGCTATCAGGGATCGCCGATCAGCCATTTGATGGACGTTTTCGCCGACGCCGATCCCTTGCTGCGCGAACTGGGCGTCCATTTCGAAACGAGCGCGAGCGAGGCAACCGCCGCCGCGATGCTGGCGGCATCGGTGAACTACCCGTTGCGCGGCGCCGTCGCGTGGAAATCGGTGGTCGGCACCAATGTGGCGTCGGATGCCCTGTCGAACGTGGCATCGGGCGGGGTGACGGGCGGTGCGCTGATCATCGTCGGCGAGGATTATGGCGAAGGCTCGTCGATCATGCAGGAACGCACCCACGCGTTCGCCATGAAATCGCAGATGTGGCTGCTCGATCCGCGCCCCAACCTGACCAGCATCGTCGACATGGTGGAAAAAGGGTTCCAGCTGTCGGAGGCGTCGAACACGCCGGTCATGCTGGAATTGCGGGTGCGCGCCTGCCACGTCACCGGCAGCTTCACCGCGAAAGACAATGTGCGCCCGCCGATGACAGTGGGGGATGCGGCCAACAGCCCGCGCCGCGATACCGACCGGATCGTGCTGCCGCCCGCCAACTTCCTGCATGAAATTGAAAAGATCGAACGCCGTTGGCCGGCAGCGGTGCAATTCGTGCGCGATCGCAGGTTGAACGAACGCTTCGGCCCGGCGGCGGGCGATATCGGCATCATCGTGCAGGGCGGGCTGTTCAACACGCTGAACCGCGCGCTGGAACTGATTGGGCTTTCGGATGCCGACGGCCATGCGGAACTGCCAATCTATTGCCTGAACGTCACCTATCCGCTGATTCCGGAAGAGGTGGCCGCATTCTGCCGGGGTAAATCGGCGGTGCTGATCGTCGAGGAGGGCCAGCCCGAATTCATCGAACATGAACTGAACACAATGCTACGCAAGGCCGATATCCAGACACGGATCATCGGCAAGGATGTGCTGCCACGCGCTGGCGAATATTCGGGCGCGGTGCTGCGCGATGGCGTCGCGCAGTTCTTGCGGCAGTGGGCGCCGGCGATCGCGCCCGCCGAAGCCGCGCTGCCCGCCCCCAATGTGACGCCGCAGGAAATTCCCCAACGCCCGGCGGGCTTCTGCACCGGCTGCCCCGAACGGCCGATCTTCACCGCGATGAAGCTGGTCGAACGCGAACTGGGGCCAAGCCATGTATCCGCCGATATCGGCTGCCACCTGTTTTCCATCCTGCCGCCGTTCAGCATCGGCAATACGACGATGGGCTATGGGCTGGGACCGGCGGGGGCATCGGCGTTTCGCCCCGATGGCAAGCGCGCGATCGCGATCATGGGCGATGGCGGTTTCTGGCATAACGGGCTGACGTCCGGCATCGGCAATGCGGTGTTCAACAAGGACGATACCGTCACCCTGATCGTCGACAATGGCT encodes:
- a CDS encoding TonB-dependent receptor, yielding MTGASKFNGANRFIGRTALIALAAGIAATPAAAQEAGAANPDDIIVTAQRRSESIQNVPIAITAVTADTLKKQNVQSVEDYFALTPNVSFQSNGSRDRKDLAIRGISNQLNPYADVRQATSALYIDDFNISAATSNPQIVDLERVEILRGPQGTYFGRNSVGGAINVSTKKPVNQFEGELALDYSSFDTKRVQGALNVPIIDGILAVRASGQYEKSDGNIKNINPIGGGNDSKFYTGRIQARFTPTDAITWDFLYNYSKETLGMRAGVPTGFVTRTWAGAYYGLPAGYVGDPDGVGFFPENDNRVNFNRPQSVGTKYDYMTSRLQWDLDVATLTAVVGHLKADVFNYGDVDGGSRDFFYEDLKLTRKSTSGEVRLQSNGKNFLDWSIGTAYGKDSGVTDQSTFNGSEITFACPGGLPCEGLEVTGLDSKSATRYFALFGQGTLNFTDRLSFTAGIRYSWEKTRNDSVVRSNAAVTDVNDRSADFEDISPKFTLSYKANPNWLVFATASRGFKSGGTQTSSNGFLRNEFDPETLWNYELGTKFDLFDRRVRVDITGFYMNWKNVQQTVNFQYNDNGQFRSISGIANAASAESYGVEGSFDAKITTQWSLSGQIGYNNTKFKDYPNALINGTTLNISGRQLVNAPKWTFGAQTQYTQPITDRFDAFGRIEWNYRSRTLSHPFGYLYADSPFWAPSYHNVNLRLGVEEENFNVTFYVENLFKEKYYANAYDKAFYSGVQVEPSYRRIGVNVGYKF
- a CDS encoding DUF885 domain-containing protein, translating into MINRRRFLEASATGALFGIVGGPRAAFALGSSDAALNAMLQRHADAYLRRSPEEATANNYDVGANAGLRARLDDRSLAALAGDKAAIALARADLGRIDRAALGPRAALDYDVAGFVYDTFADLLGRYGYVDGNLRPSPYVVSQMNGAYYWLPDFIGSRHPIETKADADAWLSRLVALATALDQESDRIRHDAGIGVIPPNFVIQKTIAQIKGLRDGAPLQSALIAPALSRISAKGLGDYAPRATAIFRDRIAPALSRQIAALEAVAPKAVDTAGVWRLPDGDAYYAAAVRSNTTAAIAPGDLHKVGLAQCRELIAEIDTLLKAQGMSHGSVGQRIAALNKDPRFLVSDDDAGRAKLIALAEGHLKNVIGRLPQAFGNVSVNPIVVRRIPPAIEAGAPGAFYAEGAPGQPGIYSLNLKDPAEHATWRLPTLTHHEGVPGHHFQYSVLAHAPEMPLFRKMVRFSAYTEGWALYAQQVADELGVFENDPFGRIGYLQSELFRAARIVVDTGIHHERWTKDQAVRWMVENAGEQPLATEREVTRYAVYPGQACSFKVGANRIVAAREAARKAMGPAFDVRQFHDLVLESGPVPLAVLEKATADWAATPPR
- a CDS encoding MarR family winged helix-turn-helix transcriptional regulator, with the protein product MGIKQSDNRKLGDPGTADFQLDKYPFYLLNRAVSRYNRLIETRLRAIAIDVPTWRVLMILGEMAPRSIGNIAESAVINLSTMMRIIERMRNAGLVATAPNPDDARVTDVFLAPAGEEKLASARTITAPVYARLIHGFSPRDFDRLVALLDKLQGNLDMISGAE
- a CDS encoding cyclase family protein, translated to MGSDASQILTALAQGIAGGAIRTVDLTQTLSPDTPTLVLPPEFGQCSPFVVEEISRYDDRGVAWYWNNFTVSEHTGTHFDAPIHWVTGKDLPHNAVDTAPPADFVAPAVVIDIADKCAADPDYLLTVADIEAWEAQHGRIPPRHWVLLRTDWSKRSVDDYTNRREDGAHTPGPSTEAVQFLVDQRDAHGLGVETIGTDAGQAHLLTPPYPAHTLFHAAGRYGLQCLENLDLLPATGAVIVAAPLKIKGGSGSPLRVLALVAG
- a CDS encoding indolepyruvate ferredoxin oxidoreductase subunit alpha — its product is MAERSFKKEVEKLRIGAGETFEGEGILAVTKGLLQAGVAYIGGYQGSPISHLMDVFADADPLLRELGVHFETSASEATAAAMLAASVNYPLRGAVAWKSVVGTNVASDALSNVASGGVTGGALIIVGEDYGEGSSIMQERTHAFAMKSQMWLLDPRPNLTSIVDMVEKGFQLSEASNTPVMLELRVRACHVTGSFTAKDNVRPPMTVGDAANSPRRDTDRIVLPPANFLHEIEKIERRWPAAVQFVRDRRLNERFGPAAGDIGIIVQGGLFNTLNRALELIGLSDADGHAELPIYCLNVTYPLIPEEVAAFCRGKSAVLIVEEGQPEFIEHELNTMLRKADIQTRIIGKDVLPRAGEYSGAVLRDGVAQFLRQWAPAIAPAEAALPAPNVTPQEIPQRPAGFCTGCPERPIFTAMKLVERELGPSHVSADIGCHLFSILPPFSIGNTTMGYGLGPAGASAFRPDGKRAIAIMGDGGFWHNGLTSGIGNAVFNKDDTVTLIVDNGYSAATGGQDILSSRATNPVRTTNHPIERAVRGVGADWVRTIDRTYDIKRMRDTLEEALTTDTKGPKVIVASSECMLNKQRREKPVLAKAMKAGKRVVRERFGVDPDTCTGDHSCIRLSGCPSLTIKPNPDPLRRDPIAHVDNSCVGCGLCGEASHAAVLCPSFYRASIVTNPSRWDRVKQRLNGAVIGWMQRRMDAARAMRAF